One region of Bdellovibrio bacteriovorus genomic DNA includes:
- a CDS encoding flagellin has translation MGMRISTNVSAINAQRTMITSQRSIGKSMEQLSSGSRINKAADDAAGLAISENLKSQIRSLSQAGRNANDGISMVQTAEGGLSEISNILTRMRELGVQASSDTVGDTERGFLDKEVQQLKAEAQRITQTTKFGTTKLLDGSGDKFDFQVGINNNEEADRISFNAGETDSTIAALGIDSFDFSSKAGAQEALELVDKAQSQVNGYRANLGALQNRLQSTVDNLGVQHENISAANSRIRDTDVAAASAESTRNSVLLQANTAVLAQANAMPNSALRLIG, from the coding sequence ATGGGAATGAGAATTTCTACTAACGTATCAGCGATCAACGCACAGAGAACTATGATTACTTCTCAGCGTTCAATCGGTAAATCCATGGAGCAATTGTCTTCTGGATCACGTATCAACAAAGCGGCAGATGACGCTGCGGGATTGGCGATCAGTGAAAACTTGAAATCGCAAATCAGATCATTGAGCCAAGCAGGCCGTAACGCCAACGATGGTATCTCAATGGTACAAACTGCAGAGGGTGGCTTGAGTGAAATTTCTAACATCTTGACTCGTATGAGAGAACTAGGTGTTCAGGCTTCATCTGATACTGTTGGTGACACTGAGCGTGGCTTCTTGGATAAAGAGGTTCAACAATTAAAAGCTGAAGCTCAACGTATTACTCAAACAACTAAATTCGGAACTACAAAACTTCTTGATGGTTCTGGTGATAAGTTCGACTTCCAAGTTGGTATCAACAACAACGAAGAAGCAGACAGAATTTCGTTCAATGCAGGTGAAACAGATTCAACAATTGCAGCTCTTGGAATTGATTCTTTCGACTTCTCTTCCAAAGCGGGTGCGCAAGAGGCTCTTGAGCTAGTGGATAAAGCCCAATCTCAAGTGAACGGTTACCGCGCGAATCTCGGTGCCCTTCAAAACCGCTTGCAATCCACAGTTGATAACTTGGGTGTGCAACATGAGAACATCTCTGCTGCGAACTCTCGTATCCGTGACACTGACGTAGCTGCAGCATCTGCTGAGTCGACTCGTAACTCAGTACTATTGCAGGCAAATACTGCGGTGTTGGCGCAAGCGAATGCGATGCCAAACTCAGCATTGAGATTGATTGGTTAA
- a CDS encoding 3D domain-containing protein translates to MKSSQSLVALLLMLPLFLVSCAVSKSSDGFGLTPSIYYKPTIVQSNNKCSLTHMRDLITPQGDTLTSMCESDYKQCLMQGSCFVQKDGTMTSYNYHSTIEGIPRFVEVDLTTCPFGYGAYGDCLDPYFSVAADLSYHKVGDVIFIPRLVDAILPNGEIHDGFVIVRDSGGAITGRGRFDFFTGFYNHLAKENTLATLGFGDTKNRFDYRLATDEEAQAARDRRNFPGLKPSVVAEGIR, encoded by the coding sequence ATGAAATCATCCCAGTCATTAGTCGCATTACTGCTGATGCTTCCGTTATTCCTCGTCTCTTGTGCAGTTTCAAAATCTTCAGACGGATTTGGACTCACTCCTTCAATCTACTACAAGCCCACCATCGTTCAGTCGAATAATAAATGCAGTCTTACGCATATGCGTGATTTGATCACTCCGCAAGGAGATACGCTGACGTCGATGTGTGAGTCAGACTATAAGCAATGTTTAATGCAAGGCTCTTGTTTCGTACAAAAAGACGGAACGATGACTTCGTATAACTACCACTCAACGATCGAAGGTATCCCGCGTTTTGTTGAAGTGGATTTGACCACATGTCCATTCGGTTATGGCGCCTATGGTGATTGTTTGGATCCCTATTTCTCTGTTGCGGCCGACTTGAGTTATCACAAAGTGGGTGATGTTATTTTTATTCCGCGTTTAGTGGATGCGATTCTTCCCAATGGAGAAATTCATGATGGCTTCGTGATCGTGCGTGACTCGGGCGGTGCTATCACAGGGCGCGGCCGCTTCGACTTCTTCACGGGTTTTTATAATCACTTGGCTAAAGAAAACACGCTAGCGACATTAGGTTTTGGCGATACGAAAAATCGATTTGATTACCGCCTTGCCACTGATGAAGAAGCTCAGGCGGCGCGTGATAGAAGAAACTTTCCTGGCCTGAAGCCCTCTGTGGTGGCCGAAGGCATTCGTTAG
- a CDS encoding PQQ-dependent sugar dehydrogenase, whose protein sequence is MSLKKLLLAYVVLQAACANGSSNGAEESLGSSREPTLVKTNFMTGLQNPWDLAFLPDGTMFYTEKCRGLSMRKTDGSVVRLFGTSGSTLVANDLFCEGQSGVHGVALDPNFAVNRLIYVYMASNLSSPRTNRVVKLTLSQDLSTALSRTDIVTYISYKNAANNWGGAGSHSGGRIRFDSNGYLYVTTGDNHNGPLPQDVTKLGGKVLRIDTSGNGAPNNNFPSGGDPRIFTFGHRNVQGITFHPVTGQPYISEHGPNHSDEVTRLVAGGNGGWDPKPEPGVTCADNYCGYISNKPSGIPTPMTDLEKFPNAMRPTVVYADSQGMGPATFLTGSKWRAWEGNLAVGMMAAQRMDVFYLNSSGEREATTTATLPSARMRSLVMGPDSNLYIATDEGQIWKVEPQ, encoded by the coding sequence ATGTCTCTGAAAAAGCTACTCTTGGCTTATGTGGTCCTGCAGGCAGCGTGTGCAAATGGCAGTTCAAATGGCGCAGAAGAGTCTTTAGGATCTTCTCGCGAGCCCACGTTAGTAAAAACAAATTTTATGACCGGGTTGCAGAATCCCTGGGACCTTGCGTTTCTTCCAGACGGCACAATGTTTTACACCGAAAAATGCCGTGGTCTTTCCATGCGTAAAACTGACGGCAGTGTTGTTCGCCTTTTCGGCACATCAGGCTCAACTCTTGTTGCGAATGATCTTTTCTGCGAAGGTCAATCGGGTGTTCATGGTGTCGCTTTAGATCCAAACTTTGCGGTGAATCGTTTGATTTACGTTTACATGGCTTCGAATCTTTCAAGCCCTCGCACCAATCGCGTTGTGAAGCTGACGTTATCGCAAGATTTATCCACGGCATTAAGTCGTACCGATATCGTCACATACATCTCTTATAAAAATGCCGCGAACAATTGGGGTGGGGCAGGATCTCACAGTGGCGGCCGCATTCGTTTTGACAGCAATGGATACCTATACGTCACTACGGGCGATAATCACAATGGTCCACTCCCTCAAGATGTCACAAAGCTGGGTGGGAAAGTTTTACGTATCGATACCAGCGGCAATGGAGCTCCGAACAACAATTTTCCTTCCGGTGGTGATCCGCGTATCTTCACCTTTGGTCATCGCAACGTTCAGGGCATCACTTTTCATCCCGTAACAGGTCAGCCCTATATCTCCGAACACGGTCCAAATCACAGCGATGAAGTCACTCGTCTTGTTGCCGGGGGAAATGGTGGCTGGGATCCAAAACCAGAACCCGGGGTCACCTGTGCGGATAATTATTGTGGTTACATCTCGAACAAACCCAGCGGCATTCCGACACCCATGACGGACTTAGAAAAGTTTCCGAATGCCATGCGCCCTACAGTTGTCTACGCGGATTCTCAAGGTATGGGACCTGCCACATTCCTCACGGGATCTAAATGGCGTGCGTGGGAAGGTAATCTTGCCGTGGGCATGATGGCGGCTCAACGTATGGACGTCTTTTACTTAAATAGTTCTGGAGAGCGAGAAGCCACAACCACCGCGACATTACCTTCGGCTCGCATGCGTTCGTTAGTAATGGGTCCTGACAGCAATCTGTATATTGCGACCGATGAAGGCCAGATATGGAAAGTAGAGCCGCAGTAG
- a CDS encoding alpha/beta fold hydrolase, producing MKTGLLAFAILLVSAVSFAEVHYLPLGPGKVLAYEYVEGSPSAPTLILLPGVNRGLSSNDTSVRLLIQQGWNLLLPSLPAHPKSIQGLKLSESPYFTYDSSVRSPDFANDVSELVHALGILRAVPVTLSYTSSVGAYLDAKEFPHIIETVPMAVPTESDPDAAKTAELWESWFKLNPFMAPFWIRQFRDQAYTSHWHKTVDKNLSADSDFYGENPRVSDIKKGYVTIARAAEDFDFTKWDFHSEQRTRDFVFAENENPERLKNQVEVLKRYLATGKPVRVILVQNVGHVLPTENPEVYAATLGLLLRQSRRAQTQFAVVSTAKSVESIEWKDRSALDAWIKENQR from the coding sequence ATGAAAACCGGGCTGCTGGCGTTTGCTATTTTGTTGGTCTCTGCTGTTTCTTTTGCTGAAGTTCACTATCTTCCGCTGGGTCCTGGCAAAGTGCTGGCCTACGAGTATGTTGAAGGTTCTCCCAGTGCCCCGACGCTGATACTTTTGCCGGGAGTGAACCGCGGCCTTTCTTCAAACGACACGTCTGTACGACTGTTGATCCAACAGGGTTGGAATCTACTTCTTCCATCTTTACCGGCGCATCCTAAATCCATCCAGGGCTTAAAACTCTCTGAGAGTCCTTACTTCACTTATGATAGCTCTGTTCGCTCACCAGACTTTGCAAACGATGTTTCGGAGCTCGTGCACGCACTAGGTATTTTAAGAGCTGTGCCCGTAACTTTATCGTATACGTCGTCAGTAGGTGCTTATCTCGATGCCAAAGAGTTTCCACATATTATTGAAACTGTTCCTATGGCCGTGCCAACGGAAAGCGATCCTGATGCTGCGAAAACAGCAGAACTTTGGGAGTCTTGGTTCAAACTAAATCCCTTTATGGCGCCCTTTTGGATTCGTCAATTCCGCGATCAGGCTTACACTTCTCATTGGCATAAAACTGTCGACAAAAATTTATCGGCTGACAGTGATTTCTATGGTGAAAATCCTCGTGTGAGCGATATTAAAAAAGGCTATGTCACAATCGCTCGGGCCGCTGAAGACTTCGATTTTACGAAGTGGGATTTTCATTCAGAACAAAGGACTCGCGATTTTGTTTTTGCAGAAAATGAAAATCCGGAACGTTTGAAAAACCAGGTGGAAGTCTTAAAAAGATATTTGGCGACTGGTAAGCCCGTACGAGTGATCTTGGTACAGAACGTGGGGCATGTTCTTCCCACAGAAAATCCAGAAGTGTATGCGGCGACATTAGGGCTTTTACTGCGACAGTCCCGCAGAGCGCAAACGCAATTTGCGGTGGTCAGCACTGCGAAATCTGTAGAGTCCATCGAATGGAAAGATCGCAGTGCTTTGGATGCTTGGATTAAAGAGAACCAACGTTAA
- a CDS encoding ATP-binding protein: MTLRLRIFLFNLISVFLATFVVALIGLKIVESTVIDSTYERLTQIRISKTTAIENYFRDLQTAINLISSHEQTDDLMLDTNMESHPEFRRLLDNYVLDFNIYDMALVNPKGVVVYTTRKDIEDGISILRDTHGTNKLKDLFQWGMKAQEGSTLFLDFDKDAVSPSSATGFVAAPIFRRNMVVGVLILKISISEIDRITSDNFAWATHGMGQTGETLIYGEDWSLRNTGRFRVEGGQSSKSSEAEILSSNRGDEDIKKIENLSEVRELGTDYRGQKVIRSIGKIYLPNGELWYIQTKIDESEAFAVLDRIAIASSAAAVLIFILFFFATFAATGKVVEPIQLLTDRLEKLGTSNLTQKINYNSKDEIGLLVSKYNQLADRLETTTVSKEFLDSVIQSIKAFLFIVRVTHHDDWRQSSYVVSQANESAMNLLGITPSQLSHIDLKTLVHAQPEFSNYNWLLHTRHSIEAEIVNAEDRRIPILMNWAALPGRTGKDLTFVFVCTDITDRITAENALIEAREAAVKASQAKSEFLARMSHEIRTPLNAIIGITDILTESDLKPEQEQLVRVCANAGENLLALINDILDISKIEAREVRLEKIAFDLQATTNNICDILKQKAAEKNLRFNLEMHLDSATSRLVVGDPTRLRQILFNLIGNAIKFTQQGQITVTADFEDETKKYVRFGIKDTGTGIPLDKQHLLFQNFVQADSSITRKFGGSGLGLTISKNLVELMGGRIWFESEEGAGSAFFFTIPFIPAEPGVEAAPAALAAPTPPPPEEKDLTRNSRILVVDDTEDNRFLLLTYLKKLPFEVVQAENGLQAVEKVFSEPFDLILMDIQMPVMDGYAATRKIRQWEAETHRKPIPIIAVSANAMAEDVQKSLDAGCSEHVTKPIKKSYLIDMIQRYTV; this comes from the coding sequence ATGACTTTACGTTTAAGGATTTTTTTATTCAACCTCATCTCGGTCTTTCTGGCGACTTTCGTTGTAGCTTTGATCGGCCTTAAGATCGTAGAGTCCACGGTCATTGATAGCACCTACGAACGCCTGACCCAAATCCGCATCAGCAAAACCACAGCAATCGAGAACTACTTTCGCGATCTTCAAACTGCGATCAATCTTATTTCATCGCACGAACAAACCGACGATCTGATGTTAGATACAAATATGGAATCCCATCCAGAGTTCCGTCGTCTTCTGGATAACTATGTTTTGGATTTTAACATCTACGACATGGCATTGGTGAATCCTAAAGGTGTCGTCGTCTATACTACTCGCAAAGACATCGAAGACGGTATTTCTATTCTTCGAGACACCCACGGCACGAACAAACTGAAAGATCTGTTTCAGTGGGGCATGAAAGCTCAAGAAGGTTCGACCTTGTTTCTTGATTTCGACAAAGATGCCGTCAGCCCGAGTTCGGCGACGGGTTTTGTTGCAGCACCCATTTTTCGCCGCAACATGGTCGTCGGCGTTTTAATTTTAAAAATTTCGATTTCGGAAATCGATCGAATCACCAGCGACAACTTTGCCTGGGCAACTCACGGCATGGGACAAACGGGTGAGACATTGATCTATGGAGAAGACTGGAGTTTACGAAACACCGGGCGATTCCGTGTAGAAGGTGGGCAAAGTTCTAAAAGTTCCGAAGCCGAAATTCTTTCCTCCAACCGCGGCGACGAAGATATCAAAAAGATTGAAAACTTAAGTGAAGTGCGCGAGCTGGGCACAGACTACCGCGGTCAAAAAGTCATCCGCTCAATCGGAAAAATTTATCTTCCAAACGGAGAACTTTGGTACATCCAAACAAAGATTGATGAAAGCGAAGCTTTTGCCGTCTTGGACCGTATCGCTATTGCATCTAGTGCCGCTGCGGTGTTGATCTTCATTCTTTTCTTCTTTGCCACTTTTGCCGCTACCGGAAAAGTTGTCGAACCTATTCAACTTCTGACGGACCGCTTGGAAAAATTAGGAACGTCGAACTTAACTCAGAAGATCAATTATAACTCCAAAGACGAAATCGGTCTTCTGGTCAGCAAGTACAATCAGTTGGCGGACCGTCTGGAAACGACGACGGTATCAAAAGAATTCCTAGACAGCGTGATCCAGTCCATCAAAGCCTTCCTATTCATCGTACGCGTGACTCATCACGATGATTGGCGCCAAAGCTCCTATGTCGTTTCCCAAGCCAACGAATCCGCGATGAATCTACTGGGAATTACTCCCAGCCAGCTTTCACATATCGATTTAAAAACGCTGGTTCACGCACAGCCAGAATTTAGCAACTACAACTGGCTTTTACATACACGGCACAGTATTGAAGCCGAAATCGTGAATGCAGAAGACCGCCGTATTCCGATTTTGATGAACTGGGCGGCGTTGCCTGGACGCACGGGAAAAGATCTTACTTTTGTTTTTGTTTGTACTGATATTACCGACCGTATCACCGCAGAAAACGCATTGATTGAAGCTCGGGAAGCGGCGGTGAAAGCCTCGCAGGCGAAGTCCGAGTTTTTGGCTCGTATGAGTCACGAGATCCGCACCCCTTTGAATGCCATCATCGGCATCACGGACATCCTGACTGAATCAGATCTGAAACCCGAACAAGAACAACTGGTGCGAGTTTGCGCCAATGCCGGTGAAAATCTTTTGGCCCTTATCAACGACATCTTGGATATCTCAAAAATCGAAGCCCGCGAAGTTCGCCTGGAAAAGATTGCATTTGATCTTCAGGCCACCACCAACAATATTTGTGACATCTTGAAACAGAAGGCCGCTGAAAAAAATCTGCGCTTTAATTTAGAAATGCATTTAGATAGCGCCACTTCTCGCCTGGTCGTAGGCGATCCCACCCGCTTAAGACAGATTCTTTTCAACTTGATTGGAAATGCGATCAAGTTCACTCAGCAAGGGCAAATCACGGTGACTGCGGATTTTGAAGATGAAACGAAGAAATATGTTCGTTTTGGAATCAAAGATACCGGCACTGGAATTCCTTTAGACAAGCAACATCTGTTATTCCAAAACTTCGTTCAAGCGGACAGCTCGATCACTCGTAAGTTCGGTGGCAGTGGTTTAGGTCTGACAATCTCAAAGAACCTAGTCGAGTTGATGGGCGGCCGCATTTGGTTTGAAAGTGAAGAAGGCGCCGGAAGTGCTTTCTTCTTTACTATTCCATTTATTCCCGCAGAGCCAGGAGTCGAAGCTGCACCCGCCGCACTCGCCGCACCAACCCCTCCGCCGCCTGAGGAAAAGGATCTGACGCGCAACTCGCGCATTTTGGTGGTCGATGACACCGAAGACAACCGATTCTTGTTATTAACATATCTTAAAAAACTGCCTTTTGAAGTGGTTCAGGCGGAAAACGGCCTCCAAGCGGTTGAGAAAGTTTTCTCTGAACCTTTTGATCTTATTCTAATGGATATTCAAATGCCCGTGATGGACGGTTATGCCGCCACTCGAAAGATTCGTCAGTGGGAAGCCGAAACACATCGCAAGCCCATTCCTATCATCGCCGTCAGTGCCAATGCGATGGCTGAAGACGTACAAAAATCTTTGGACGCTGGTTGCTCAGAGCACGTAACAAAACCGATTAAGAAATCTTATTTAATAGATATGATTCAGCGGTACACGGTTTAA
- a CDS encoding flagellin, giving the protein MGLRIATNTASIAAQRVLSKQQKRAEHSAQALASGSRIVNAADDAAGLAISENFKGQLKGIAQARNNANNAISFSQVGEGGLSEVSNILIRLRELGVQAASDTVSDTERGFLNNEAQQLIQEADRIAKTTTFGNTKLLDGSGGKLEFHVGAYGGEENIIAFDFDADATTSALGISGIDVADKSGARSTLESVDEAIQKVGSLRASFGAMQSRLESTVSNLDVSYENLSAANSRIRDTDVAKETAEMASASILQNTAVSVLAQANQLPNVAMKLV; this is encoded by the coding sequence ATGGGCTTAAGAATCGCAACAAACACTGCATCAATCGCAGCACAACGTGTGCTATCCAAACAACAAAAACGAGCGGAACATTCAGCGCAAGCTCTTGCGTCGGGTTCGCGTATCGTTAATGCCGCCGACGACGCTGCCGGTTTGGCGATCTCAGAAAATTTCAAAGGACAGTTAAAAGGTATTGCGCAAGCGCGTAATAACGCGAACAACGCGATTTCATTCTCGCAAGTGGGTGAGGGTGGATTGAGCGAAGTTTCAAATATCCTGATTCGTCTCCGTGAGCTCGGAGTACAGGCGGCCTCTGATACTGTCAGTGATACGGAGCGCGGGTTCCTCAACAATGAGGCCCAGCAACTCATCCAAGAAGCAGACCGTATTGCTAAGACCACTACGTTCGGTAATACAAAACTCCTAGATGGTTCCGGTGGTAAATTAGAATTCCACGTCGGTGCCTACGGTGGAGAAGAAAATATCATCGCCTTCGACTTCGATGCCGACGCGACAACCAGTGCTCTGGGTATCAGCGGTATTGATGTGGCGGATAAATCAGGAGCGCGTAGCACTCTGGAATCCGTCGACGAAGCCATCCAAAAAGTCGGCTCATTGCGCGCAAGTTTCGGTGCGATGCAATCACGACTTGAATCAACAGTAAGTAACCTCGATGTTTCTTACGAAAACTTGTCAGCAGCCAACTCTCGTATCCGCGACACTGACGTGGCGAAGGAAACAGCAGAAATGGCGTCAGCAAGTATCTTGCAAAACACAGCGGTATCGGTTTTGGCTCAAGCCAACCAGTTACCAAATGTGGCGATGAAACTAGTATAA
- a CDS encoding ATP-binding cassette domain-containing protein produces MSYVENLHRDYGDFKIDIDRWEILDQGVTVLWGPSGSGKTSVFRILLGLEECPGMKWAFQGVDLAKLKTPDKRLGVVFQTLDLFPHMTAEENILFAARARSVDSRKVAARMKELNEVMQMEGFLQRKASVLSGGEKQRVAIARAIVGEPRLLLLDEPFSALDQELREESRKLLKRVIEVEKIPALLVTHDQRDVEVLANKVSKIRNGQLQS; encoded by the coding sequence GTGTCCTACGTCGAAAATTTGCACCGTGATTATGGCGATTTTAAAATCGACATCGATCGTTGGGAAATCCTGGATCAGGGCGTGACCGTGTTATGGGGGCCGTCAGGTTCTGGAAAGACGTCGGTGTTCCGTATCCTATTAGGCCTTGAAGAGTGTCCGGGAATGAAGTGGGCGTTTCAGGGGGTCGATCTTGCGAAATTAAAAACCCCTGATAAAAGATTGGGTGTGGTCTTTCAAACTTTAGATCTTTTCCCGCATATGACGGCCGAAGAAAATATTCTTTTTGCTGCCAGAGCTCGCAGTGTCGACTCACGCAAGGTAGCCGCCCGCATGAAAGAACTGAATGAAGTCATGCAAATGGAAGGCTTCTTACAAAGAAAGGCGTCGGTTCTTTCGGGCGGGGAAAAACAGCGTGTGGCCATAGCTCGCGCCATCGTCGGCGAACCTAGGCTGTTGCTTTTGGACGAGCCGTTTTCGGCCTTGGATCAAGAACTTCGAGAGGAAAGCCGTAAGTTATTAAAGCGTGTGATCGAAGTGGAAAAAATTCCGGCGTTACTGGTGACACACGATCAACGTGACGTGGAAGTGTTGGCTAATAAGGTTTCAAAGATTCGCAACGGGCAGTTGCAGTCTTAA
- a CDS encoding transposase, translating into MGRPIFHNHTEFPYHVTARCINRDWFSLDMDFIWEVMSRNLYFLNGAFNLRIHAFVLMSNHFHMIVRTPDANLSEAMRYFMRETSREISFNSFRINQTYGSRFHRTLIDNPLYYLHAYKYVYRNPVAAGLCNKVEEYPYSSLQGLLGNTWMDVPISEDENWGFFSSRTETLKWLNTTPDPQCMEEVRVALRKPTFKLSPQNKRPSILEKHPL; encoded by the coding sequence ATGGGACGACCGATATTCCACAATCACACAGAATTTCCTTATCACGTGACCGCGCGATGTATTAATCGAGATTGGTTTTCTTTAGACATGGATTTCATCTGGGAAGTTATGTCTAGAAATCTGTATTTCTTGAATGGCGCATTCAATCTGCGAATTCATGCTTTTGTTTTGATGAGCAATCACTTCCATATGATAGTTCGTACTCCGGATGCTAATCTTAGTGAGGCTATGAGATATTTCATGCGAGAAACAAGCCGTGAGATTTCTTTTAACAGCTTCCGTATCAACCAAACTTACGGATCTCGTTTTCACCGTACTCTAATAGATAATCCGCTTTATTATCTTCACGCCTATAAATATGTTTATCGAAACCCTGTAGCTGCCGGACTCTGTAATAAGGTCGAAGAGTATCCTTACTCTTCTTTGCAAGGACTCTTGGGAAATACATGGATGGACGTTCCTATCTCCGAAGACGAGAACTGGGGTTTCTTTTCATCAAGAACTGAAACGTTGAAGTGGCTAAACACGACACCAGACCCACAATGTATGGAGGAAGTGCGAGTTGCTTTGAGGAAGCCAACTTTTAAACTTTCTCCGCAGAACAAGCGACCTTCAATTTTAGAAAAGCATCCGCTATAA
- a CDS encoding N-acetylmuramoyl-L-alanine amidase-like domain-containing protein, which yields MKSVVKPLMIILFAGIASPHVLAQVSSSAASVVIEHAAESELHKLFAKAQEHAVLSKPLRDRVDFFSAQFLGKPYLGGALGEGSTSSFDNDPLFRFDAFDCTTYVETVVALSLVSSEESFKSLLTQIRYMNGNVSLFTRNHFTSVDWNPNAERLGVLRDITRDVGSSQTSTLETLIEKNTWFARQAPDMVKAKDNEAKKIEYIRASTQSMGQEKARLNFIDKKTLVSNRDLLRYFPKAGVINIVRANWKVKDAIGTALDISHQGVFFERDGQIIFRHASFKRGSQFVVEIPLIDYVKNNFGDSTFAGINILGLNDLRF from the coding sequence ATGAAATCAGTTGTGAAGCCTTTAATGATTATCTTATTTGCGGGAATTGCGTCGCCGCATGTGTTGGCGCAGGTTTCATCGTCGGCGGCTTCGGTCGTGATTGAACATGCTGCTGAAAGCGAACTTCACAAGCTCTTTGCTAAAGCTCAAGAACACGCTGTTCTTTCAAAACCACTGCGTGATCGTGTTGATTTCTTTTCGGCTCAATTCTTAGGAAAACCTTACCTGGGTGGCGCGCTTGGAGAGGGAAGCACATCTTCTTTTGATAACGACCCGCTCTTTCGTTTTGATGCGTTTGATTGCACAACTTATGTTGAAACCGTCGTAGCACTTTCGTTAGTTTCTTCAGAAGAATCTTTTAAAAGTTTACTGACACAGATTCGCTACATGAATGGCAACGTCAGTCTTTTCACACGCAATCATTTCACGAGTGTCGATTGGAATCCAAATGCAGAACGACTTGGAGTTTTGCGGGACATCACCAGGGATGTGGGATCTTCCCAGACGTCGACGTTGGAAACTCTCATTGAAAAGAACACTTGGTTTGCGCGCCAAGCTCCCGACATGGTGAAGGCGAAGGACAACGAGGCAAAGAAGATCGAATACATTCGCGCAAGTACGCAGAGCATGGGTCAGGAAAAAGCTCGTCTTAATTTCATAGATAAAAAGACCTTGGTTTCTAATCGGGATTTGCTTCGCTATTTTCCCAAGGCAGGTGTGATCAATATCGTTCGTGCAAATTGGAAAGTGAAAGACGCCATCGGAACGGCGTTGGATATTTCTCATCAGGGAGTTTTCTTTGAACGCGACGGTCAGATCATCTTCCGTCACGCAAGTTTTAAACGCGGGTCTCAGTTCGTCGTCGAAATTCCGCTTATTGATTATGTGAAAAACAACTTTGGGGATTCTACTTTTGCCGGAATTAATATCCTGGGATTAAACGATCTCCGTTTCTAA